One window from the genome of Macaca fascicularis isolate 582-1 chromosome 7, T2T-MFA8v1.1 encodes:
- the RTF1 gene encoding RNA polymerase-associated protein RTF1 homolog isoform X2 produces MGDEEDRARLEQMTEKEREQELFNRIEKREVLKRRFEIKKKLKTAKKKEKKEKKKKQEEEQEKKKLTQIQESQVTSHNKERRSKRDEKLDKKSQAMEELKAEREKRKNRTAELLAKKQPLKTSEVYSDDEEEEEDDKSSEKSDRSSRTSSSDEEEEKEEIPPKSQPVSLPEELNRVRLSRHKLERWCHMPFFAKTVTGCFVRIGIGNHNSKPVYRVAEITGVVETAKVYQLGGTRTNKGLQLRHGNDQRVFRLEFVSNQEFTESEFMKWKEAMFSAGMQLPTLDEINKKELSIKEALNYKFNDQDIEEIVKEKERFRKAPPNYAMKKTQLLKEKAMAEDLGDQDKAKQIQDQLNELEERAEALDRQRTKNISAISYINQRNREWNIVESEKALVAESHNMKNQQMDPFTRRQCKPTIVSNSRDPAVQAAILAQLNAKYGSGVLPDAPKEMSKGQGKDKDLNSKSASDLSEDLFKVHDFDVKIDLQVPSSESKALAITSKAPPAKDGAPRRSLNLEDYKKRRGLI; encoded by the exons ATGGGAGATGAGGAAGACAGGGCCCGTCTGGAAcagatgacagagaaagagagagagcaagaactGTTCAATCGCATAGAGAAGAGGGAGGTGTTGAAAAGAAG atttgaaatcaagaaaaaactaaaaacagccaaaaagaaagaaaagaaagaaaagaagaaaaagcaagaagaggagcaagaaaagaaaaagctgacaCAGATTCAAGAATCTCAG GTAACATCCCACAACAAGGAACGGCGTTCCAAGCGGGATGAGAAACTAGATAAGAAATCTCAAGCCATGGAGGAGCTAAAAGCAGAGCGAGAAAAACGAAAGAACAGAACAG CTGAGCTCCTTGCCAAAAAACAGCCATTAAAAACCAGTGAGGTCTACTCTGatgatgaagaagaggaagaggatgacAAATCCAGTGAGAAGTCAGACCGGTCATCGCGAACATCGTCATCTGATGAAGAAGAGGA GAAAGAAGAGATCCCTCCAAAATCCCAACCAGTTTCCTTACCTGAAGAATTGAATCGGGTTCGATTATCACGACATAAACTAGAACGTTGGTGTCACATGCCCTTCTTTGCTAAAACTGTCACAGGATGTTTTGTGCGGATTGGCATTGGAAACCACAACAGCAAACCAGTTTACCGG gtcgctgagattacaggtgttgtGGAAACCGCCAAAGTTTACCAGCTAGGTGGCACCAGAACAAACAAAGGACTGCAACTACG GCATGGCAATGACCAACGCGTGTTCCGTTTAGAGTTTGTCTCAAACCAAGAATTCACCGAAAGTGAGTTTATGAAGTGGAAAGAAGCG ATGTTCTCTGCTGGCATGCAGTTGCCCACTCTAGAtgaaatcaataaaaaggaattatctaTTAAAGAAGCTCTTAATTATAAATTCAATGATCAGGACATTGAAGAG AttgtaaaagagaaagaaaggttcAGAAAAGCTCCACCCAACTACGCTATGAAGAAGACTCAGCTACTGAAGGAAAAG GCCATGGCTGAGGATCTGGGGGATCAGGACAAGGCCAAACAAATCCAAGATCAGCTGAATGAGCTGGAGGAACGGGCAGAGGCCCTGGACCGCCAGCGAACCAAGAACATATCCGCTATCAG TTACATCAACCAACGGAACCGGGAATGGAACATTGTAGAGTCTGAGAAGGCccttgtg GCTGAAAGTCACAACATGAAAAACCAACAGATGGATCCGTTTACCCGGCGCCAGTGCAAGCCTACCATCGTTTCTAAT TCCAGAGACCCAGCTGTTCAAGCTGCCATCTTGGCCCAGCTGAATGCAAAATACGGTTCTGGAGTGTTACCAGATGCTCCAAAGGAAATGAGCAAG GGTCAAGGCAAAGATAAAGATTTGAATTCTAAGTCAGCCAGTGACCTCTCAGAAGATCTGTTCAAAGTACACGATTTTGATGTGAAGATTGATTTACAAGTTCCCAGCTCAG AGTCAAAGGCTTTAGCCATCACCTCCAAGGCTCCACCAGCCAAGGATGGGGCTCCAAGGAGATCTCTGAACTTGGAAGACTACAAAAAACGACGAGGGCTTATTTGA